Genomic segment of Thermogemmata fonticola:
ATGGGTTTCACAGCTTCCGCGCGATTGCGGGCGGTATCGGTGTCATCGATCCGAAGGATGAACTGGCCGCCGTGGCGCCGGGCGAACAGCCAGTTAAACAGGGCGGTGCGGACACCCCCGATATGCAAATATCCGGTCGGGCTAGGAGCAAAGCGAGTGCGCACAGTCATGGGAGTCGATTTGCAGCTTCTGCGGGTCTGCGGTCCAAGGATGCCGGCAGCCAACCGGCCTGATCCTGGCTTTATTCCATCGTGCCGTTGGGGCTGATCAAAGCGGCGTCGGGAACAGCCAAGCGCCGTTCATCCCCCTGAGCCGGCGGTCGGGCTTCCACCAAGAGCACGATCTGGCCTTCCTGCACGATCTTATTGTCTTGGTTAATCAAGCCCCGATACCAAACTACCTCTCCGCGCCGGCCGCGCCCGCGCAACGTCTTCTCCAGCACTCGGCTTTTGATGCGAATGGTATCGCCGGCGAAGACGGGTAAGAGGAAATTCCAATTGATCACGCGCAACAAGGCAATTGTCCGCAGGGGCGGGGTCATCACACCTAAGCCGCTGCCGATGGAAAACACTGCAAATCCATGAGCGATCGGCCGGCGGAAGGGTGTCGTCTTGGCAAATTCATGATCTACATGGATAGGATTGAAGTCGCCACTGAAGCCGGCAAAATTGACGATGTCCGCCTCCGTGATCGTCCGGCCGCTGGAAATCCACTCCTGGCCAATCTCCAGGTCATCGAAATACAGATGGATCGAGGAAAAGCCCATAGACGAAGTCCTAATCGAGGCGGGAAAAAACAGAGGGACCAACACCTGGTCCACTGGCACTCTATCGGACCATGAGTCGAGAAACAAGGTGGACGGCGCTGATTTAGCCGATTGGGGGAAGAATACCT
This window contains:
- a CDS encoding MaoC family dehydratase, encoding MGFSSIHLYFDDLEIGQEWISSGRTITEADIVNFAGFSGDFNPIHVDHEFAKTTPFRRPIAHGFAVFSIGSGLGVMTPPLRTIALLRVINWNFLLPVFAGDTIRIKSRVLEKTLRGRGRRGEVVWYRGLINQDNKIVQEGQIVLLVEARPPAQGDERRLAVPDAALISPNGTME